agaaaaccatgAAGGAAGGCGCTGTTGATGTCAACTTGATGAAGATGCCAGGACTAGCTGGAAGCTATGGGCAACAAAAGATGCACGGTGACCGCTTTGGCTACAAGGGAAAAGTGATTAATGTAGTCAACCCCCTCGACCTGATTGTACCCCTTCGCTACGAGTCGATCCTTATAACGATCCATAGAACCATCGGGTTTCAACTCGACTTTGAACACCCACTTGCTCCCAATGGCATGCTTATCAGGAGGCAAGTCCACAATATCCCACATCTCGTTTTTCTCCAAGGCTGCATGTTTATCTTTCATGGCCTGCTCCCGCTCCAATTTGCCCTACCCCTGCAAGTAAGTTTTGGGTTCTTGCACAGTAGACAAAGCTGCCatgaaattaatatgtaaaGGTGAGAGATCATAAGGGAAACCAGAGGCATTAGAAAAAGAGTATTGGCAGTGATAATCATCCAACCAACTGGGAGGTTTAGTAGCCCTAGTTGACCTGCGAAGAGGAGGTATAGGTTAAGGAGAAGGGGGAGCAGGTACAAGTTGAGGACAAGGGAGAGCAGGTCCAAGATCAGGCGAAGAGGAAGCAGTGGAACTAGCAGAGATTGGAGGATCAACACAAGGCGCAGTGAAGGGGTCAGTGATGGGAGTAGGTATAGGAGTAGATGAAGTAGAGTGATTAGATGACAGATATGGAAATATATGTTCATCAAAAACAACATCACATGAGATGATAACTTTGTGGTGATCAAGTTTATAAAGTTTATACTCCTTCTGCCCTAGAACATAGCCATAAAAATGCACCTAAAAGCTCTTTGATCAAACTTGTTTTTGTGGGGAAGTACATTCGAAGAAAAACAGAGACACCCAAATGTTTTTAGATTATAATAGGATGGAGGTTTATGGTGGAGGAATTGAAAAGGAGTTTTCCAGTTAAGAGAAGGTATAAGTAATCTGTTGATTATGTGAGTGGCAGTGAGCATGGATTCTGCCCAAAACAACCTGGGCAAACCTGATTCAAACATGAGAGCTCGAGCGACTTGGAGGAGGTGTTGTGTTTTCGTTCAACGGTCTCATTTTGTTGGGGGGGGAATAGGCACAACTCTTTTGGTGAATAATGCCATGGGAGTGGAGTAAATTCTAACAAACAAGGCTAGTAAATTTCGAGTCATTATCAGTACGCATGATTTGAACCTTGGCAGAAAGTTGAGTGCAGGTTCTGGCGAAGAAAGATGAAAGCAAGTTAACAATGGTTAGGACGTAATGTGATCCCGAAAGAGAAGCTTGTTTGTATGGACCCCAAATATCAATGTGTATTAGTTCAAAGATgtgagaagaacaagaattaCTCAAGGGAAACGCTCCCCATGTCTGTTTTGCTAAGGGGCAGATATAACAAATATGGTCATTGACATCATTTGACACCTTTATCATAGGAATGTGTTGAAGTACTAAGGAGCTAGAGTGACCTAGCCTTTTATGCCATAAAGCGTACATGTCTTGAGCAGCAGAAAAATAGGCAGCAGAGCTAGAAGGTTTCTCTAACAAAGGTTTGGAAACAAAAGAATTTGCATCTAAGACATAGAGCTTCCCTAATTGTGTTCCTAGAGCCAGAATACTTTTAGTCTTCAGGTCCTGCAAAAGGCATAAAGAAGTGAGAATGATGAAGCTGACAAAGTGAGATTTGCAGAGTTGCGATACAGACCACAAATTGTATTTAAAGCTGGGAGGAAAGAGGACATGTGATAAAGTGAGTCCTTGTGCTAGAGGGATGTCACCAGCCTTGATGGCTGATGTGCTGCTGCCATTAGGAAGTAGGATGTTAACAGGTTGTTTCAAGGAATGTAAGGTTTCAAACATGTTCTCATCACCACATATATGATTCGAGGCCCCTGTGTCTACAATCCAATAACTCAAACTTAAACACTTCGAGGCTAAATTTTGAGTCATACCTGCCACTTCATCTGTCTTGGCAAAATGAACTTTCACTGGATCAAGGATTGTTTTGCTCTAAACAAGCTATAAAGCTTCCATTAAATCATCAACTGAGACACTTCTTCCTCCCCTCTTTACACCGACAACATTCATAAGGTGCTAATGGTCAAAGTCGTGCATAGCATAAGCCTATCCCCATGTGTGTTCTTCTTCCTTTGCTTTGTTAGATCCCTGTATCAATCAAAGGTACCATGAAGCTTGAAGCAAGACTCTCTATTATGCCCAGACTTGTGGCAGTGACTGCAGAATAGCTACCTCTTGTCCCCCGGACCCCTGCGTCTCAAAAAGTTCTTGGGCCCAGAGACCTCTCTTTGCTCAATACCTCTTCCCATCATAGTTGAGTCAATACCTCTTGCCATCATAGTTGAATCCCCAGCATCCATAAAACCTAGATTCACCTGACGTTGAGTTTCAACTCTAAGAACCATGAATATGCCTAATTTACATGCGGTAATGGATCAAGGACTAAAATATGATTGCGTATATTGTCATAGATTTCGTTCAATCCCATAAGGAATTGCACCAACTGACTTGCCTcagtttgattgatttttgttcTATTACAACCACATGTGCAGTTTCTGCATGTGCACATTGCAGGTGGCATCAAACATGCCAATTCATCCCACATCTGCTTTAAGTTGGTATAGTATGTTGTGATACTGAGATTACCTTGAGTGATGGAGGTAATTGCGcattgaattttgtaaagcAGTGGACCATCGGATTCTCCATGTTGTGTTTCAAGTTCCAGCCACAGTGCTCTAGCTGAGTTCGCATAGAGGTAAGCGTTGACAATGTCCTTTGAGATTGCATTCAGTATCCAAGTTCGTACCATTGATTCCGATATCCTCCATTAACGATATTCCGCAGATCCTTCAACCGGTTTTCCACAGGATCCATCTATATAGCCAATTTTATCTCGTCCTTCTAGTGTAATGCATACAAATATATTCCAAGATAAccaattacttttatttagtGGTGCTGAGATCATCACCATTGCAGTGGATCAAGGACTGGTGGTCGTCCAGTCATAGGGTCATTGCCAGCATTGGTACCAACACCAGTCAGATCAGGACTGAATATTGAGGAATTTGCCATCGTGAAGGAATTCAATTATGTTAACTGCGAGTGTATACAGAGACCATCATGATGATAGTTCTAATACCATTAAAAATCCAGGAGAAGCCAttgccaaataaaaaattagagaagcaTAACAACAACGTGTGAGCAGTGGGAAGGGAACACTTTCATTTCTGTAGAAGATGAATTAATAGTACATTGAGTATCTTGAACCCAACTATAAATAAGCTCAGCATTCgtgaggaaaagaagaaacaaactaACAACTCCTAACTAACCCAACAACTAAGCTTCTGACTCATGTGCCACCTATAACAACTAATAAAAACGTAAGTAGGAGAGAAAGCGTAATTAGCAAAATACGACTTCAGTTCCCTATTTGATTATCGTCTTCAACCTCTGGAACTGAAGGAGCTGAACACTTCAACACTCAACCccataaaaatacattcatttttCCCACTTCATTATATCCAAAGCTAATTAGAAAACTTATGGTATCCAAATGGGGGCATGCTTAGATGCCTATCATCACCGTCTTAGAAAAATTACTCTTTCAATCGAACTATTTTGAGCCTCTTGTGATGATTTCTGAACTCTGATTCTCCTCCTTTACGTCGGCATTAGCTTGGTAAGGATATTCAGCTTAGGGCTTTTGGAAGAAGAGCCACGTGAGGGAAGTGTGATatattttccctccaaaagcGGTTGACCAGGCTACTGATTACATAGACCTTGATGATGTGGCAACGCTAATGTGCTAAAATTTGATACATCACTCCTGCCACTTTGGCCGGATTTTTTATTGCCACGTAAGTAATTGTGGGCCAAAGTAGACAAAAATCCCAATTTTTTGATTGTCACATGCTGGACATGTGACcatttcaaatgaaattaGGGTAAACTGGACTGAAACtgccccttttttttttagaaattagtGTCCTTACTTGCTATTTTGTTAAAAGACTGGTCTACAGTGCCACCGCCGATGAGGATATATATGATCTTGTTCCATTATCGTTTTTCatctttagaaaaaaaatggagaaaaatgcaatttaccccctgtgatatgaaaaattgagcaaaaaaatctatgaaaaataaaatagcaaattatcctctgtgttttggaaaatgaagcaaattactcaTATCCAAAATATTGATAGGAGgataatttgtttcatttgttGAAACACAAGGGTaattaatttgctaatttttttttcacaagaaggtatttgctcatttcatatttgctcatttcacatgTAATGGACGTAAATTTGCATTTAACCCAAAAAATCAACTGAGGTGCTAGTTTTTGCATACAATACTGATGTGCTCATTATGCACATCTGATTCTTTTCCTAtacaaattcttttctaaAGTAGCACATCAGTATTGTATGCAACAACAATATATGTGCCAAAATCTGAAGCTTATGGCACTTACAGTAATTTTTCTATTGCATTCTTGAATTGATCAGGTTGTCTTAAATAGCAAGTTTTCTGTTCATTTTCTTACGTACTACCATCTTTTCTGTATCTCTTAACTTGAAGCTTATTAAATTACTGCAAAACTGATTATCAGTCATAATTCCTTCATGTCACCATTTTGATTTACTGTTATCAAAAAGTGTCGGCCCCGACCATTTCATGCGCAACAAACGACTTTTTCTGTCTACTGTagtattaataaataagttttagCGGCTGATCATGGCCTAAACTAATGCTATTTGGTTTCTGGAGGACGCCTCTCCTTCTGACAGCAAGGTAACAACAGTGAGTCTTAGATATGCCAATCTCGTCTCTACATTTCCATCAGAAGTCAGTGTCCTAGCATGGCCCGTGCAGCAAACTGGAGGCAATCAAGCCTTGATCACCAGTTCAAGCCGTTGGCAcgacaaaattttaatgttgtcAACGATCAGATTATGCTCTTCTCATTTCTCATGTGTGGTAGGAAACTGTTTTGTGATGCCATTCATCCTCCATCTGTCTACATACGCCATGGCATCCCTCCATTTACAATCTGTCTACAACGCCCCGGGACATAACACTTTCGTAGCTGTGATCTCATGCATTTCTTGGTTTAAACATCCTTTTCGTTGCACTAGCAAGTTTCGCAGTGCAACGAACgtgtaaaaaatatacttttagaCGTGAATATCTCACTTATTAGTTACAAATTAAactcatcatatttttttagggtgaatagcaatttaccctcccgTGACATTGGAAacgagcaaattatccccctatgaaaataatagttattttattttgaaaacacaagaataataaattgctattttatttttcataacgGGACTATTTgcctatttttcataatacaGGTAGAtagattgcaatttacctcatatttttgtttatattactATCGTTGAATCATTAGCACCTATGCAATTgttcttaaaaaaatgataatatttattttgattgatgaGAAAACAATCCAATTTGTTATTTGTAACTCACTtctaaagaggtaaattgctttatttcaaaaaatacggTAAGAGTAAATTGTTGCATtgtaaaaaacacaaaaaggtaaattgctatttattttttttataaaaggataatttgctcatttatgaTCACATGAGGCTGCTCGTATTTTTTCCAGTAAAATGATAGTCTTGTGTGAATGTGTTCCAGTtcatatagaaaaagaaatccttCCATAAAATTCCAACAGACTGTGTCTGTAGCTATTGGCCATAACAATCAAAAGTCTATACTTGGAAGAGAAAATGAAGGATAAGTAATGACACAAACCGAACAAGGAAGGAAGGAAGGAAAGAAAGTTAGAGAAGAGGATAGGAATTGATTAGGATGAAGACATGTGAAGATTCCAAGGGCTTTCATGCAGGTAGGAACAATAAAAGGAAGTGTGTCgagaaaaaaagagtttatTGGGACGGACTTGTAACGttaagggaaaagtattattttaatccgctaagtatgcctaattttaattttagtccgataactatatttattttttttaggtccATTAACTTACGAAAtcgcttacttttagtcatgtggcagattttcggacaattttattcctatgcaacttttgatgggcagttttagtccatatgcactcataggggtaaaattgttcgaaaatctgtcagaggactaaatgtaagcaatttcgtaagttactggacctaaaaaaaaatggacatagttatcgaactaaaattaaaattagacatatttaacggactaaaataatacttttccctaacGTTAGATACGATTATAAATGTGTTCTCGTTGTTTGCAGAACTGTCTATTTCCCTTAAAATTAACGTCCGTCCAATCATTCGCTTTTGATAGGGTTACATCAAGATTTTGTATTGAACTGCCCAAAATGCTATTTTGAAGTGTAAGTTATAACTTCACATGccttttagaatattttatggactaaaaatgctCTTTTTAAGATTTACAAGGCATAAACACTGAAGCGACCAAACCTTGCACAaacatcatattatttaatatttaaaaaatcaaaaaaattattaagaataaaGTTGACATTTCCAATTTATCATCCAAATGTTACATAagtatcaataattttttaaataacaaaaatgtatttatgattttatcaaaatctCAGAAATTGATGTCTAGAAGCACAAGTGCAGACAAATGAGGCATTTTCATTGACTTTAGGGCTAAAATAGAACATTTAAGTATTGTATGAAGATAGCAACTGAGTCTAGAATGGAAGGAAAAACATGATTTCTTGGtaataattgcaaaattgtcaattttcttGCAAAGACTATAAAGTGTTGGTGGGTGGTATTTGCTGCACACCCCCAACCCACATttattcattcattcattcattcataCAACTTTCTTTACTGGATAACTACCCTCTCTCCGATTTagaagtttggtgtaattatatgtaaatttcgtattattttaaaaattatatttagaatttttgagtttaatttatttatttctaacaATAAGTTctttcattagttaaaattcactaaatttgttgatattaacaaaaaactgaatgaaaacttattttaccatcgattgacttattactgacttattgcaggtcaaacaaatattttccgACTAATCTACACTTATAatatgaagatatacctcctcatatgtattaatatgtgaaaatatataaggataatttggtcatagAAAGGTATTATTGACCtacaataattatgtaattaatcaattgGAGGtcaatatgaaattttattttatttttattaagatcaacaaatttaatttaactaacgaatgggcttattttttaaataaaagtaaatctCAATGCTacgaaatgaaaattttcaaatcataaaaaattctacaTGACTACACAAAATCTCAggaaagaaaagtataattatcccttcgTGTTTTCGAATAAAACCCTTCCCTCTTCCTTAGATCTAATTGGTCAATAGTATGCCCACATTGGTGGACTTccacaattattttaattattagttttttttattataaatattagttcatatcAATGTTTGTACTACttcatcataaaattatataattcttgaatgaaagtataaaattatcaactataTCCTTActgtattattttcttttaaaatttgcaaaaaaaatcgGATGGGATGTTTGAAAagtttgcaaaattataaaaaaaaaatatattatccacctagttaataaaaaaaatatgaaaatcttaaaaaaagtcataatttttaatctacaaGGATATTTTGTTcagttcactacaaaaaataaatgaaaacctaacgaaAACTAATGAAATGAGCTAATTGCTAGACGATCATTCAAATCAGAGAATtactgataatttttcaaataatgagtgagtatttataattatgtcaaattttcaaaaaaaatcgTTGGAATTGACccctgaaaaaaaaaaaagaataataaatggAAGTACTCCAATGTGGTTTTCCAAGAAGTAgtattgtcaattttttgtacTAAGAGTTCTTTATTTTCCCTCAAATATGAAGGTGTAGATGCACTACACCAATATAGtcaactaattaatttcttggaaTATTGCAGGTATTCTTCTCGATGAGCATGACATCAAAACCCCAAATTCTAGAAGCATGACATATGCTGTGCTAACTAGTGCATGAAAATTGCTATAATGGGGTGGAAAAATATCTGGAAATGGAGACTCCACAATCATCAATATCCCAGAGAGGATACTTGATAACGGTAGGATTATTGAAAAGACAAGTATAATCCTATCTAAGGGTAAAAGAGTAATTCTGGAAGAGATACGATAAATCTCGCTGGGAAGGAAGGAAATTGTTTGGGCACGTTAGTGGCTTGAATTAAGAAGGTTAATTTATCACTTTATCAGCAGGCATCAATCAGTCCAGACGCTCGACCTATAAGAGGAAGGCTAATCCGTGATACACGCACTTACCATATGCGACTGATGTCAACTTATAAATACTGGATCCGCATAATAAACAGGTAATGTTAATTTGAGACAGTTTATGAACAACTACccaatattttaacaatatcTTTGAGATTCTAATTTGGGCGTCGGAGTGTTTTCGTCGGGGACGACTCCGACCATCCTAACCTTTCTTGTTCCAGTTGACAGATCCTACCGAAGAAGTACGTGGAGGTCGAACACTTGGACTACCAGTATAATCTCTTTCGACCACAATTTTTTAGCAGGATCAATACTCAATGAGAGTACGTAtaaataagggataattatatctgTACTttctaatttatgatttatatatagaaattattcacatattttgaaaaaaaaaattataatacacaGTCAACggtatttacacaaaccatctacatttttttttaaaattataaatacagcCCATGAAAACGTCACCATCATTccacaaactttttttttttactagcaGGGGTGGATTTTGGCATTACGCAAAAgacatgaataatttatataaataaattataaatcaagatgtgtaaatataattatccctataaataattttattttcattactttttcaaaaattaaaaactgaaaatagaAACGAAACCAGCCAAGGCATCACTTAGCCATGTAAGTCATCCCAAGGGAGAATATCAAAATATCCAAGTAAcatttaagtaaataaatacaaataaaatatccaTATATTATTTGGGAACTTGAATAATCCCAAAAtcatacaatttatatttttcttttcaacttaGTCTTCTCTCTGTGAGTTAGGGGTATTTATACTATACGAGGCATTTATTACCCCTGCAATGAAAATacagttttatttattattatattgtaatGGGCAGTCAGTAATTAGCCTGgtgaattcaaatatataatttttcttgaattttgcttGATTGTGAAAAGCCCATTTTGTCCTTGTGAGTTCTTCTTTCCTCCATCACTAATATTACTTAAATCCAATCACTTAGCACGAAATATATGTCATTTtgacatattattatatatatatatatataactatagatatatattgagatatagatatatgtatatgtggcAATGCATGAGTTGACCAAGGCCAAGAACTaatcacttatatatatatagcattgaAGGACTTAAAAATCTTGAGCAGCAAAAACATAGAGATGGAGGAGAATTATAGTGTTGCAGAAGAGGGAAGAAACAATGAAGGATCAGAAGAAGCAGATTACAGTAGTGTTGTACCAGGATTTAGGTTTCATCCAACTGATGAAGAGCTTGTGGGATTTTATTTACAGAGAAAGGTTCAAGGCAAATCCATCACTTTAGACCTCATCACACAACTTGATATCTACAAATATGATCCATGGGATCTTCCAagtaagcatatatatatatgttcatgaGCTTCTGCTTAATTTAagctaaaaattaataataatctatGATGTTTGTTGCATGCAGAAATGAGtaaaggggaaaaagaatgGTATTTCTTCTgcaagagagggagaaagTATCGAAACAGCGCGAGGCCGAATAGAGTAACAGTGACAGGGTCTGGATTCTGGAAGGCAACAGGCATTGATAAGCCAATTCATTCTGCATCAACCTCCAACACCAAATGCTGCATCATTGGCCTCAAGAAGTCTCTGGTTTATTATGGAGGAAGCGCCGGTAAAGGGACTAAAACAGATTGGATGATGCATGAATTCAGACTCCCTCCTCCAACTCATCATCAAGAAGCTGTGAGTTCATATGATCTGCTACAGACCTCTCCTGTTCTGTTACTTATTTCTGCATCCATCATCATATTACCTACTTTGCTTTTCTTATTCTCTACTCCATGAAATGAATGATCTTAACACCATATACTTTTGCTTATTCAACTTTGATCTGAAACTCTTACATATGACATTGGGACGTTGTGAGTagtttgtttatatttgatgtatGACTTTTAGAAGTCAATTTATGTTGTACTAATTTGACTAATGGGTAACAAGCCTTGGTGTTTACATGGGCAAGATTGTCAAATTGGCAGCAAAAGTGTCAAGTTCGGACTAAATTTGCAAACCCCAAAATCAACACATCATATTAATCAACTCACCAAGAACCCCTTTGTCTCAATATAGTTTCTTGACTCTGCAGGAAGTTTGGACACTTTGTAGAATAGTGAGGAGGAATACACCTCAAAAGAAGCGCATAGCACAAGATTGGAAGCACACCATCAACAACATTAAAACAAGCAAGGACGATGCAAATTCAAGAACATGCAGCTTTGAATCAGCAGGCAGCAATGGGAGATGCATCAACATCATGAGTTCCACAGGTGAGAATGAAGTGATCAAGAACAACTTGCAAGAACTTAGAAGCCATTACCACAACATTAATCCTGTGGAACAGATTTCATTATCTCAATCTACAgtcacatcatcatcaagcTCATATCTTTGGTCTGAAAATGGTGATCATTATGAGATCTTGAGAAATGGAAACTGGTACGAGCTTGGATCAATCATTAGTGGCCTGGCACTTGATCGATCCCTCTAACTTTCAAATTTGGCAAAAGATACTTAGACAGATCTTCAGCAGACAGTTTTGGGTTTTTGAGCTTGCTAATTCTTGTATCCTATGAATCTTTAGGTGGTAGTATGTACATTTGTTTGTAGTCTCCATGCAGTTGCAATAAAACCACTTAGTTGGAGCTCAAAAACAAGATGAGAAGTAGTAGGAAACGGAA
This genomic stretch from Sesamum indicum cultivar Zhongzhi No. 13 linkage group LG16, S_indicum_v1.0, whole genome shotgun sequence harbors:
- the LOC105178705 gene encoding transcription factor JUNGBRUNNEN 1 produces the protein MEENYSVAEEGRNNEGSEEADYSSVVPGFRFHPTDEELVGFYLQRKVQGKSITLDLITQLDIYKYDPWDLPKMSKGEKEWYFFCKRGRKYRNSARPNRVTVTGSGFWKATGIDKPIHSASTSNTKCCIIGLKKSLVYYGGSAGKGTKTDWMMHEFRLPPPTHHQEAEVWTLCRIVRRNTPQKKRIAQDWKHTINNIKTSKDDANSRTCSFESAGSNGRCINIMSSTGENEVIKNNLQELRSHYHNINPVEQISLSQSTVTSSSSSYLWSENGDHYEILRNGNWYELGSIISGLALDRSL